A section of the Enterococcus montenegrensis genome encodes:
- the glyS gene encoding glycine--tRNA ligase subunit beta: MAKDLLLEIGLEEMPAHVVTQSMKQLEKKVSEFLAHEKLAFSSIKSFSTPRRLAVLISEVAEKQADTEEEVKGPAKKIALDGEGNWSKAAEGFVRGQGLTTEAITFRELKGVEYVYVTKYAKGKPAIEVLAGLKEVITSLSFPVTMHWNKYDFEYIRPIHWIVALLGEEVIPFSILDVETGNTTRGHRFLGDDVTIETANSYEEKLNEQFVIADPLKRKALIVEQINEIATKNDWQVGLDEDLLEEVNNLVEYPTAFVGNFEDRFLSVPEEVLVTSMKEHQRYFDVRNQAGLLLPHFISARNGNAVKLDNVIKGNEKVLTARLEDAEFFYKEDQKLTIDACVEKLKNVTFHEKIGSIYEKMQRVAEIAKIVGKTVGLTQDQLEDLARAAEIYKFDLVTNMVGEFPELQGVMGEKYALLQGEKPAVAKAIREHYLPIASEGELPDSEIGAVLAIADKLDSLLSFFAVGMIPSGSNDPYALRRQTYGIVRIIENKHWAFPLVELQEEISAAISLDEKRYGIKLASSQIEVVNFVKARLKQFLLTKNLRHDVIDAVINAEQSNLTALFSSAKILRQHLNDPDFKPSMEALTRVINLAKKAEVEDLNVKPELFDNEAEKALFEAVTDLENRFVRQTMAQNYEDLTALRPLIENYFDQTMVMVDDDKVRRNRLTQLNKIAKMALAVASLDALITKN, encoded by the coding sequence ATGGCAAAAGATTTATTATTGGAGATTGGTTTAGAAGAAATGCCTGCTCATGTAGTAACTCAGAGTATGAAACAATTAGAAAAAAAAGTTAGTGAATTTTTAGCTCATGAAAAATTAGCTTTTTCTTCCATCAAGTCATTTAGTACGCCGCGGCGTTTAGCTGTTCTTATCAGTGAAGTGGCAGAAAAACAAGCTGACACAGAAGAAGAAGTGAAAGGGCCAGCTAAAAAAATCGCGTTAGATGGTGAAGGCAATTGGTCAAAAGCGGCGGAAGGTTTTGTTAGAGGCCAAGGATTGACAACAGAGGCTATTACTTTTAGAGAATTAAAAGGGGTAGAATATGTTTATGTAACAAAGTATGCCAAAGGTAAACCGGCTATTGAAGTATTGGCGGGTTTAAAAGAGGTAATTACAAGTCTAAGCTTTCCGGTGACGATGCATTGGAATAAATATGATTTTGAATATATTCGTCCGATTCACTGGATTGTGGCCTTATTAGGCGAAGAAGTAATTCCATTTTCAATTTTAGATGTTGAAACTGGCAATACAACCAGAGGGCATCGTTTCTTAGGCGATGATGTGACGATTGAAACGGCAAATTCATACGAAGAAAAATTAAATGAACAGTTTGTGATCGCAGATCCTTTAAAACGAAAAGCACTGATTGTGGAACAAATTAATGAAATTGCAACAAAAAATGATTGGCAAGTGGGCTTAGATGAAGATTTACTGGAAGAAGTAAACAACTTGGTGGAATACCCAACTGCTTTTGTTGGTAATTTTGAAGATCGTTTCTTATCAGTACCAGAAGAAGTTTTAGTAACTTCAATGAAAGAACATCAACGCTATTTTGATGTCCGTAATCAAGCTGGTTTACTGTTACCACATTTTATTTCCGCCCGTAATGGTAATGCTGTAAAATTGGATAACGTGATTAAAGGCAATGAAAAAGTATTGACAGCGCGTTTGGAAGATGCGGAATTCTTTTATAAAGAAGACCAAAAATTAACAATTGATGCCTGTGTGGAAAAATTAAAAAATGTGACCTTCCATGAAAAAATCGGTAGCATTTATGAAAAAATGCAACGAGTAGCTGAAATTGCCAAAATTGTTGGAAAAACAGTTGGTTTAACACAAGACCAGCTAGAAGATCTAGCTCGTGCAGCTGAAATTTATAAATTTGACCTTGTGACCAATATGGTGGGAGAATTTCCTGAATTACAAGGTGTAATGGGAGAAAAATATGCGTTATTACAAGGCGAAAAACCAGCAGTAGCAAAAGCTATTCGGGAACACTACTTGCCAATTGCCAGCGAAGGAGAACTTCCGGATTCTGAAATTGGAGCTGTGTTGGCGATTGCCGATAAATTAGATAGTTTATTGTCCTTCTTTGCAGTAGGGATGATTCCAAGTGGTTCAAATGACCCCTATGCATTGCGACGTCAAACCTATGGTATTGTGCGTATTATTGAAAATAAACACTGGGCTTTTCCACTGGTTGAATTGCAAGAGGAAATTAGCGCAGCGATTAGCTTAGATGAAAAACGTTATGGAATAAAATTAGCAAGTAGTCAAATTGAAGTCGTGAACTTTGTAAAAGCACGTTTGAAACAATTTTTATTGACGAAAAACTTGCGTCACGATGTGATTGACGCCGTGATTAATGCAGAACAAAGCAATTTAACTGCGCTATTTTCTTCGGCTAAAATTTTACGTCAACATTTAAATGACCCGGATTTTAAACCATCAATGGAAGCTTTGACCCGGGTAATTAACTTAGCGAAAAAAGCAGAAGTAGAAGACTTAAATGTCAAACCAGAACTTTTTGACAATGAGGCGGAAAAAGCATTATTTGAGGCTGTAACTGACTTAGAAAATCGGTTTGTACGTCAAACGATGGCCCAAAACTACGAGGACTTAACTGCTTTACGACCATTAATTGAAAATTATTTTGATCAAACCATGGTCATGGTCGATGACGATAAAGTTCGTCGTAATCGGTTAACACAATTAAATAAAATTGCTAAAATGGCATTGGCAGTTGCCAGTCTGGATGCATTGATTACAAAAAATTAA
- the glyQ gene encoding glycine--tRNA ligase subunit alpha, protein MSKKMTVQNIILTLQQFWSGNGCMLMQAYDTEKGAGTMSPYTFLRAIGPEPWNAAYVEPSRRPADGRYGENPNRLYQHHQFQVVMKPSPENIQELYLESLKLLGIDPLEHDIRFVEDNWENPSMGCAGLGWEVWLDGMEITQFTYFQQVGGLPCKPVTSEITYGLERLASYIQEVESVYDLEWADGVKYGEIFRQPEYEHSKYSFEVSDQALLLGNFDRFEAEAKRCIDHDLVHPAYDYILKCSHTFNLLDARGAVSVTERAGYLARIRNMARAVAKIFVAERAKLGYPLLAPEEAAKLLKEEN, encoded by the coding sequence ATGAGTAAAAAAATGACTGTGCAAAATATTATTTTGACACTGCAACAATTTTGGTCTGGTAATGGCTGTATGTTAATGCAAGCTTATGATACCGAAAAAGGAGCCGGGACTATGAGTCCTTATACATTTTTACGCGCAATTGGACCAGAACCTTGGAATGCAGCTTATGTAGAGCCTTCTCGCCGCCCTGCTGATGGTCGTTATGGTGAAAATCCGAATCGTTTATACCAACACCATCAATTTCAAGTTGTCATGAAACCATCTCCAGAAAATATTCAAGAGCTTTATTTAGAAAGCTTGAAATTATTAGGCATTGATCCTTTAGAACACGATATTCGTTTTGTAGAAGACAACTGGGAGAACCCTTCAATGGGCTGTGCTGGTCTTGGTTGGGAAGTTTGGCTTGATGGAATGGAAATTACCCAATTTACGTATTTCCAACAAGTGGGGGGCTTGCCTTGTAAACCAGTTACGTCAGAAATCACCTACGGTTTAGAACGTTTAGCTTCTTATATTCAAGAAGTTGAAAGTGTGTATGACTTAGAATGGGCTGACGGGGTTAAGTACGGAGAGATTTTCCGCCAACCAGAATATGAACATTCAAAATATTCTTTTGAAGTAAGTGACCAAGCGTTGTTATTGGGCAATTTTGACCGCTTTGAAGCTGAGGCAAAACGTTGCATCGATCATGATTTGGTTCATCCAGCCTACGACTATATTTTGAAATGTAGTCACACATTTAACTTATTAGATGCAAGAGGAGCTGTTTCTGTAACAGAGCGTGCGGGTTACTTAGCGCGTATTCGTAATATGGCTAGAGCGGTTGCTAAAATTTTTGTAGCGGAGCGGGCGAAATTAGGTTATCCGTTATTAGCACCTGAAGAAGCGGCAAAATTATTGAAGGAGGAAAACTAA
- a CDS encoding formate--tetrahydrofolate ligase: MKISKLIFTQPVNKGEKDLTLSDIEIAQQVEMKNITEIAATLGIASTDLELYGNYKAKIKPNAKKPLKGKLILVTAISPTPAGEGKTTTAVGLADALGHIGKKAAIALREPSLGPVFGIKGGAAGGGYAQVVPMEDINLHFTGDFHAIGAANNLLAAMLDNHIHQGNALEIDSRQITWKRAVDMNDRQLRHIVDGLQGRLNGVPREDGFEITVASEIMAILCLAADLADLKKRLEKIVVAYRFDGNPVTCGDLKAAGAMTALLKDAIKPNLVQTLEQTPAFIHGGPFANIAHGCNSVQATKMALQYADYAVTEAGFGADLGAEKFMDIKCRLAKLKPDAAVLVATIRALKMHGGVAKNDLTSENVAAVVAGLPNLERHLHNLKDNFGLPVVVCINQFPQDTPAELAAVKKACEERGVEVVLSDVWGTGGAGGVELAQKVVELADTQSDITFAYETNLSLVEKIETIAKKIYGAKGVEFTPQAKRELAKLAELGFSDYPICMAKTQYSFSDNPNLLGAPKDFTITIRSVKVSAGAGFIVALTGNIMTMPGLPKKPAAENIDVDEFGNITGLF, encoded by the coding sequence ATGAAGATATCAAAATTGATTTTTACACAACCGGTGAATAAAGGGGAGAAAGATTTGACGTTATCAGATATTGAAATTGCACAGCAAGTAGAGATGAAAAATATTACAGAAATTGCTGCAACATTAGGGATTGCATCGACAGATTTAGAATTGTATGGAAATTATAAAGCCAAAATAAAACCAAATGCTAAAAAACCGCTAAAAGGAAAATTAATTTTGGTAACAGCTATTAGTCCAACGCCCGCCGGTGAAGGAAAAACCACCACGGCTGTAGGTTTAGCAGATGCTTTAGGCCATATTGGTAAAAAGGCTGCAATTGCATTGCGAGAACCATCTTTAGGACCAGTGTTTGGTATTAAAGGAGGCGCAGCTGGTGGCGGCTATGCCCAAGTAGTGCCCATGGAAGATATTAATTTACATTTTACCGGTGATTTTCATGCGATTGGAGCTGCGAATAATTTATTAGCGGCTATGCTAGACAACCATATTCATCAAGGCAATGCATTGGAAATTGATAGCCGTCAAATTACTTGGAAACGCGCAGTTGATATGAATGATCGCCAATTGCGCCACATTGTAGACGGTTTGCAAGGACGTTTGAATGGTGTGCCTAGAGAAGACGGTTTTGAAATCACTGTTGCTTCTGAGATCATGGCAATTTTATGTTTAGCGGCTGATTTGGCAGATTTAAAAAAACGCTTGGAAAAAATTGTTGTTGCCTATCGTTTTGATGGCAATCCGGTTACTTGTGGTGATTTAAAAGCCGCTGGAGCAATGACAGCTTTATTAAAAGATGCTATTAAACCTAACTTAGTCCAAACATTAGAACAAACCCCGGCGTTTATTCACGGTGGACCTTTTGCCAATATTGCCCATGGCTGTAACAGTGTACAAGCGACCAAAATGGCTTTACAATATGCAGATTATGCGGTAACAGAAGCAGGATTTGGCGCAGATTTAGGTGCTGAAAAATTTATGGACATCAAATGCCGACTAGCAAAACTAAAACCGGATGCGGCTGTATTAGTTGCAACTATTCGGGCGTTGAAAATGCATGGTGGTGTCGCTAAAAATGATTTAACGAGTGAAAATGTAGCTGCTGTTGTAGCGGGTCTGCCAAACTTAGAACGCCATTTACACAATTTAAAAGATAATTTTGGTTTGCCGGTAGTTGTTTGTATTAACCAGTTTCCACAAGATACGCCAGCTGAATTAGCAGCTGTAAAAAAAGCGTGCGAAGAGCGTGGAGTAGAAGTAGTTCTTTCAGACGTTTGGGGTACTGGTGGTGCTGGTGGCGTAGAATTAGCCCAAAAAGTAGTCGAATTAGCAGATACACAAAGTGATATAACATTCGCTTATGAGACGAATCTTTCTTTAGTTGAAAAAATTGAAACGATAGCAAAAAAAATCTATGGTGCAAAGGGTGTTGAATTTACACCACAAGCCAAACGAGAATTGGCTAAACTAGCAGAACTCGGGTTTTCTGATTATCCAATTTGTATGGCAAAAACACAATATTCTTTCAGTGACAATCCCAATCTACTAGGTGCACCAAAGGATTTTACGATTACTATTCGCTCGGTTAAGGTTTCAGCTGGGGCAGGTTTTATTGTGGCATTAACAGGAAATATCATGACAATGCCAGGTTTACCGAAAAAACCTGCGGCAGAAAACATTGATGTTGATGAATTTGGTAATATTACCGGTTTGTTTTAA
- the recO gene encoding DNA repair protein RecO produces MQLAESRGLILFSRDYKEKDKLVKIFTESAGKQMFYVKGVHKKNNPLTSVLQNFTEATFIMNLKAEGLSFLNGAKDVKPLTTIQQDIFLAGYSTYLLNLADAAIEDKVYDPNLYQFLSLSLNLINEGYDAEIITNIFEVQILQRFGVAPIFDHCVICGKTTGRFDYSSKYGGVLCEAHFSSDEHRYHADPAAMHFIRLFNQIDLSKVKTINVKPAVKKEIRRVIDQLYDEYVGIHLKSKKFIDDMHNWQDLMKPES; encoded by the coding sequence ATGCAATTAGCTGAAAGCCGCGGATTGATTTTGTTTTCCCGGGACTATAAGGAAAAAGACAAATTGGTAAAAATTTTTACTGAATCAGCTGGTAAGCAAATGTTTTATGTTAAAGGTGTGCATAAGAAAAATAACCCGTTAACTTCTGTATTGCAAAATTTTACCGAGGCGACTTTTATCATGAATTTAAAGGCAGAGGGGCTTTCTTTTTTGAATGGGGCTAAAGATGTTAAGCCACTGACAACAATTCAACAAGATATTTTTTTGGCGGGTTATAGCACTTATTTGTTGAATCTCGCCGATGCTGCGATTGAAGATAAGGTATATGATCCTAATCTCTATCAGTTTTTATCGTTGTCTTTAAATTTAATCAATGAAGGTTATGATGCGGAAATTATCACCAATATTTTTGAGGTACAAATACTGCAGCGTTTTGGTGTGGCACCAATTTTTGATCACTGTGTCATTTGCGGAAAAACTACCGGTCGTTTTGACTATTCGTCTAAATACGGGGGTGTTTTGTGTGAAGCGCATTTTTCAAGTGATGAACATCGGTATCATGCCGATCCTGCTGCCATGCACTTTATCCGCTTGTTTAATCAGATAGATTTAAGTAAGGTCAAGACAATAAACGTGAAACCAGCAGTAAAAAAGGAGATTCGTCGCGTAATTGACCAACTTTATGATGAATATGTTGGCATTCATTTGAAGAGTAAAAAATTTATTGACGACATGCATAATTGGCAAGACTTAATGAAACCAGAGTCTTAA
- the era gene encoding GTPase Era, producing MSEHKSGFVAIVGRPNVGKSTLLNRIVGQKIAIMSDKAQTTRNKIQGVYTTPDAQIIFIDTPGIHKPKHRLGDFMVETAYSALKEVDAVLFMISADEKRGRGDDFIMERLKTNDTPVFLVINKIDKVHPDDLLGIIEDYTSQMDFAEVVPISATEGNNFETLMNTLIKQMPAGPQYFPDDQITDHPEYFIVSELVREKVLLLTRDEVPHSVAVVVDSMKRNENDKVHIQATIIVERNSQKGIIIGKGGKMLKDIGTKARRDIEQLLGDKVFLELWVKVQKDWRDKQTYLQDYGYRPDDY from the coding sequence ATGTCAGAACATAAATCAGGTTTTGTCGCAATTGTAGGACGTCCCAATGTCGGCAAATCAACATTATTAAATCGAATTGTCGGGCAAAAAATTGCCATTATGAGTGATAAAGCCCAAACGACTCGGAATAAAATTCAAGGTGTTTATACAACCCCAGATGCTCAAATTATTTTTATTGATACACCTGGTATCCATAAACCTAAACATCGTTTAGGTGATTTCATGGTGGAAACAGCCTATAGCGCGCTAAAAGAAGTAGATGCTGTTTTATTTATGATCAGTGCGGATGAAAAACGCGGTCGTGGTGATGACTTTATCATGGAACGCTTGAAAACAAACGACACACCTGTTTTTTTAGTTATCAATAAAATTGATAAAGTACATCCAGATGATTTATTGGGAATTATTGAAGATTATACAAGCCAGATGGATTTTGCCGAAGTAGTTCCTATTTCTGCAACAGAAGGCAATAATTTTGAAACATTAATGAATACGTTGATTAAACAAATGCCAGCAGGGCCACAATATTTCCCTGATGACCAAATCACCGATCACCCTGAATATTTTATTGTATCTGAGTTAGTCCGAGAAAAAGTTCTATTATTAACCCGCGATGAAGTTCCCCATTCCGTTGCAGTTGTGGTCGACAGCATGAAACGGAATGAAAACGATAAAGTGCATATTCAAGCCACGATTATTGTCGAACGTAATAGTCAAAAAGGGATCATTATCGGTAAAGGGGGCAAAATGCTAAAAGATATTGGCACTAAAGCTCGCCGTGATATTGAACAGTTATTAGGGGATAAAGTCTTTTTGGAACTTTGGGTTAAAGTTCAAAAGGATTGGCGTGATAAACAAACCTATTTGCAAGATTATGGCTACCGTCCGGATGATTACTAA
- a CDS encoding diacylglycerol kinase family protein has product MDLKDKNTKKNKYFITSVEFAFTGIQTVFKEERNMRKHVFFGILAIIAGGIFQLSRFEWLWLLLAVFLVWIVEIINTVFENVVDMFTDFHFHPIGKKIKDMAAGAVLLTSFFAVIIGAILFLPKIWQLLF; this is encoded by the coding sequence ATGGACTTAAAAGATAAGAATACAAAGAAAAATAAGTATTTTATTACTTCAGTAGAATTTGCTTTCACAGGTATTCAAACAGTCTTTAAAGAAGAGCGGAATATGCGCAAGCACGTCTTTTTTGGTATCTTAGCCATCATAGCGGGGGGGATTTTTCAGTTAAGTCGCTTTGAATGGTTATGGTTGTTACTCGCGGTCTTTTTAGTTTGGATTGTGGAAATTATCAATACGGTTTTTGAGAATGTCGTGGATATGTTTACGGATTTTCACTTTCATCCGATTGGTAAAAAAATTAAAGATATGGCAGCTGGCGCTGTTTTGTTAACATCCTTTTTTGCGGTAATTATTGGAGCAATTCTATTTTTACCAAAAATTTGGCAATTATTGTTTTAA
- the ybeY gene encoding rRNA maturation RNase YbeY — MDITFMDETNSLTPEKMQEVDDLLQFAADYLKLPQETEMSVTFMDNDAIQVINRDYRGKDRPTDVISFALEEEGEGEIPVVFADGQNPLPRELGDLMISLDKTKEQAQEYGHSFERELGFLALHGFLHINGYDHMTKEDEKVMFGLQKEILDAYGLKR, encoded by the coding sequence ATGGATATTACTTTTATGGATGAAACCAATTCCCTTACACCTGAAAAGATGCAAGAAGTGGACGATTTGTTGCAATTTGCGGCAGATTATTTGAAATTACCGCAAGAAACAGAAATGTCTGTTACTTTTATGGACAATGATGCCATTCAAGTTATTAACCGCGATTATCGTGGTAAAGATCGCCCGACTGATGTTATTAGTTTTGCATTAGAAGAAGAAGGTGAAGGCGAGATTCCAGTTGTTTTTGCAGATGGGCAAAATCCACTGCCAAGAGAGCTGGGCGATTTGATGATTTCTTTGGATAAAACAAAAGAGCAGGCCCAAGAGTATGGTCATAGTTTTGAAAGAGAGTTAGGTTTTTTGGCGCTGCACGGTTTTTTGCATATTAATGGTTACGATCATATGACCAAAGAAGATGAAAAAGTGATGTTTGGACTACAAAAGGAAATTTTGGATGCTTATGGACTTAAAAGATAA
- a CDS encoding HD family phosphohydrolase, with protein sequence MIIEPLRKIRERLGRFYIPLILLVFFISCFGLLFTSVKQKSVDYHEGQVASESIRANKTVENKAATDQKRQLAAEAVVPEYTYQEDISETQHSRIETIFNLIAQVKKSVDDEHEQRQKQAKDKEIPAVTTDDYIASLKKSFEKVNDEDVQFYQAIPASFYEIAFTLNSAALNTVRDNSLNILAEQMKNQVRESNLADFKNNAENEVDALAISSMAKDAMKELLKNAIVVNDFPNEKKTEELKEQARASVAPVMIIQGEVIVREGSQIDASAIQKLQLLGLTSQNTSFFPIVAMVAGIIVQILVLLYFARQYADKNKRQEFLTFYTLAMITSIAMMKFFQLFQTELLPYIPLFFPAAFVPLVLNIFVNRRAGIIAAMFQVIAAVFCYYDALGTNLLTIVLLTYLFSGLMGAIVRRERISKQGFSAVMWLIVFPFLLNIVLVVFQGLTLTDARTWTTIICGLAGTLLSFLLTMGLHQYIELLVTDNSVIVLNELSNPNHPLLKKLLEEAPGTYHHSMMVANLSANAVALIGGHSLLTRVACYYHDIGKLKHANFFVENLPAGAENPHNFLLPEDSKQIIFGHVTDGAKVLKEYKMPKMVIDICYQHHGTTLMKYFYAKAKERNPEVTEAEFRYPGPKPQTKEAGVVNIADSCEAAVRAMDHPTNEKIRQFVHNLIVDRILDGQLDDSGLTLKEIHIIEDSLVNGLCSTFHSRIKYPKMKSEAEKMKEEQERSDK encoded by the coding sequence TTGATTATTGAGCCGTTAAGAAAAATCCGTGAACGTCTGGGACGTTTTTATATTCCGCTGATACTTCTCGTGTTTTTTATCAGCTGTTTTGGTCTTTTATTTACGAGCGTAAAACAAAAAAGTGTCGATTATCACGAAGGTCAAGTAGCCAGTGAGAGTATTCGGGCGAATAAGACAGTCGAAAATAAGGCGGCAACAGATCAAAAACGTCAGCTTGCAGCCGAGGCTGTTGTACCGGAGTATACGTATCAAGAAGATATTTCAGAAACACAACACAGCCGCATTGAAACCATTTTCAACCTGATTGCGCAAGTTAAAAAATCAGTTGATGATGAGCACGAGCAGCGTCAAAAACAAGCCAAAGATAAAGAAATTCCAGCGGTTACAACCGATGACTATATTGCCTCATTAAAAAAATCATTTGAAAAGGTAAATGATGAAGATGTTCAGTTTTATCAAGCAATTCCAGCTTCATTTTATGAAATTGCTTTTACTTTAAACAGTGCCGCCTTAAACACTGTGAGAGATAATAGTTTAAATATTTTAGCTGAACAGATGAAAAATCAAGTTCGTGAATCTAATTTAGCGGATTTCAAAAACAATGCTGAAAATGAAGTCGATGCATTAGCAATATCCAGTATGGCAAAAGATGCCATGAAAGAACTGTTAAAAAACGCGATTGTCGTAAACGATTTTCCTAATGAGAAAAAGACCGAAGAACTAAAAGAACAAGCTCGGGCTAGTGTGGCACCAGTCATGATCATACAAGGGGAAGTCATCGTCAGAGAAGGCTCTCAAATTGATGCAAGTGCCATTCAAAAATTACAACTTTTGGGATTAACGAGTCAAAATACTTCTTTTTTCCCAATTGTCGCAATGGTGGCCGGGATAATCGTTCAAATTTTAGTCTTACTTTATTTTGCACGGCAATATGCAGACAAAAATAAACGACAAGAGTTTTTAACCTTTTATACATTGGCGATGATTACAAGCATTGCCATGATGAAATTTTTTCAACTCTTCCAAACGGAATTACTACCTTATATCCCATTATTTTTCCCAGCAGCATTTGTGCCGTTGGTCTTGAATATTTTCGTCAATCGTCGCGCCGGAATTATTGCAGCCATGTTTCAAGTAATTGCAGCTGTATTTTGTTATTATGATGCACTTGGGACCAATCTGTTGACCATCGTCTTATTGACTTATTTATTTTCTGGTTTGATGGGGGCGATTGTTAGACGAGAAAGAATCTCCAAACAAGGTTTTTCAGCTGTCATGTGGTTAATCGTCTTTCCTTTTTTATTAAATATTGTTTTAGTAGTGTTCCAAGGTTTAACCCTAACAGATGCTAGAACATGGACGACGATTATTTGCGGCTTGGCTGGAACGCTTTTATCTTTTCTACTAACGATGGGCTTACATCAGTATATTGAACTTTTGGTGACCGATAATAGTGTGATTGTTTTAAATGAGTTGAGTAATCCCAACCATCCACTTTTGAAAAAATTGTTGGAAGAAGCACCGGGGACGTATCATCACAGCATGATGGTAGCAAACTTATCAGCAAATGCGGTAGCGCTGATTGGTGGTCACTCGCTTTTAACGCGGGTTGCCTGTTATTATCACGATATCGGAAAATTGAAACACGCGAATTTTTTCGTGGAGAATTTACCTGCTGGTGCTGAAAATCCGCATAATTTCTTATTGCCAGAAGATAGCAAGCAGATTATTTTTGGTCACGTTACCGATGGTGCTAAGGTGTTGAAGGAATATAAGATGCCTAAAATGGTAATTGATATTTGCTACCAGCATCACGGCACAACCTTAATGAAATATTTTTATGCTAAAGCAAAAGAACGTAATCCGGAAGTGACAGAAGCCGAATTCCGCTATCCAGGGCCAAAACCCCAGACAAAAGAAGCTGGCGTTGTGAATATTGCTGATAGTTGCGAAGCGGCAGTGCGGGCGATGGATCATCCTACGAATGAAAAAATTCGTCAATTTGTTCATAATTTAATTGTTGACCGTATCTTAGACGGACAATTAGATGATAGTGGCTTGACGTTAAAGGAAATTCATATTATTGAAGATTCTTTAGTCAATGGCTTGTGCAGTACTTTTCACTCCCGGATTAAATATCCGAAGATGAAATCAGAAGCAGAGAAAATGAAAGAAGAACAAGAAAGAAGCGATAAATAA
- a CDS encoding PhoH family protein, with product MLLGAHDKHLKLIEENTHVIINSRGETIMIEGEASFVAVAQQVITALQELINRGVHISTPDVAQALKAIPLQGVNAFLALYEEEIVKDRNGKAIRVKNRGQKQYLEAVKKHDVVFGIGPAGTGKTFLAVVLAIAALKKGQVQKIILTRPAVEAGENLGFLPGDLKEKVDPYLRPVYDALYQIFGVEHTNRLMDRGIIEIAPLAYMRGRTLEDAFVILDEAQNTTIMQMKMFLTRLGYNSKMIVNGDTSQIDLPKGVVSGLVHAERTLSNISQIAFVNFEASDVVRHPVVARIIEAYDKASLKKD from the coding sequence ATGTTGTTAGGTGCCCATGATAAACACTTAAAGTTGATTGAAGAAAATACACACGTTATCATTAACAGTCGCGGCGAAACAATTATGATTGAAGGCGAAGCTAGTTTTGTAGCAGTGGCCCAACAAGTAATTACAGCCTTACAAGAGTTAATTAATCGCGGGGTACATATCAGCACCCCTGATGTTGCCCAAGCACTAAAAGCGATTCCGTTACAAGGTGTTAATGCTTTTTTAGCATTATACGAAGAAGAAATTGTAAAAGATCGTAATGGCAAGGCAATTCGGGTGAAAAATCGCGGACAAAAGCAATATTTAGAAGCCGTGAAAAAACACGATGTCGTTTTTGGGATTGGTCCGGCTGGAACCGGGAAAACATTTTTGGCGGTCGTTTTAGCCATTGCAGCTTTAAAAAAAGGTCAGGTGCAAAAAATCATTCTAACGCGTCCTGCTGTCGAAGCTGGGGAAAATTTGGGCTTTTTACCTGGGGATTTAAAAGAAAAGGTTGACCCTTACTTGCGTCCGGTTTATGATGCACTGTATCAAATATTTGGTGTGGAACATACCAATCGTTTGATGGATCGCGGTATCATTGAAATTGCACCCTTAGCTTATATGCGTGGTCGGACCTTAGAAGATGCTTTTGTCATTTTAGATGAAGCTCAAAATACAACGATTATGCAAATGAAAATGTTTTTGACACGACTAGGGTATAACTCAAAAATGATTGTCAATGGTGATACGAGTCAGATTGACTTACCTAAAGGCGTAGTCAGTGGTCTAGTGCATGCTGAACGAACACTAAGCAATATTTCACAAATTGCTTTTGTTAATTTTGAAGCCAGTGATGTCGTGCGCCATCCTGTGGTCGCAAGAATTATTGAAGCATATGACAAAGCTAGTTTAAAAAAAGATTAG
- a CDS encoding GatB/YqeY domain-containing protein — protein sequence MSLLSTLNDDMKTAMKAKDKESLQVIRMLKASLQNEQIKKGAELTDDEELTVLSREMKQRRDSLTEFEKAGRDDLATQVKAEIKVVEKYLPAQLSEEEIHQIVTDAISKTGATSPSEFGKVMGAVMPLVKGKADGNQVNAIVKELLNK from the coding sequence GTGTCACTACTAAGTACTTTGAACGATGATATGAAGACAGCGATGAAAGCTAAGGATAAAGAGTCTTTGCAGGTGATTCGCATGTTGAAGGCATCGTTGCAAAACGAACAAATCAAAAAAGGTGCAGAATTAACTGACGATGAAGAATTGACCGTTTTATCACGGGAAATGAAACAACGTCGTGATTCTTTAACTGAATTTGAAAAAGCAGGACGAGACGATTTGGCAACGCAAGTAAAAGCGGAAATCAAAGTCGTTGAAAAGTATTTACCAGCACAACTTTCTGAAGAAGAAATTCATCAGATTGTAACAGATGCAATCAGTAAAACTGGCGCTACTTCACCAAGTGAGTTTGGTAAAGTGATGGGGGCTGTAATGCCTTTAGTCAAAGGGAAAGCTGATGGTAATCAGGTAAATGCTATCGTCAAAGAATTATTGAATAAATAG